GGTGATTTGTCCATCCCCATTCTCAAATGCCATTCATGAAAACGTTCAAGCATATGCGGGTATAACTCTAATGTATAAAAAAATGCTGGATTCGGAATGCCAAGCATATCGGAATATAAAAGCAGCATAAATAAATCATCTTCATCGCGGAGTTCGCGGGCAATCTCTGTACGGTGCCCTTGGCGAAGGATTTGATCATATAGTTCAAAAAATTTCTTTATGTTCATCATAAGCCCCCTTATAAAAAGCTTCAATTATATGATTCGATGAGAAAAATGTGAAACCCTTTAAAAGCGTAATAATTTGATTTAACACCATTTATAACAATATTATCCAGGTTACAGGCACCTGGATAATATTGGATGTGAATTAAAGAAAGTGAACAGCGAAACGGCTGCTCACTATTCTTTCTATTAAACTGAAAGATCTTCGTCTTCATCTTTTGGATCGTATCGTTTATTGTTACGTAAGCTTGAAAAGGCTTCAAGGATAATCCATGCTGCGAAAACAAGAATGACTGCTCCTAGGAAGAAGAGTAGAAGGTTCATTTCTGCATCTCCTAATCCAGACCATTGGAAGATGACTTGTTGTCCCATTGCCCATAACGTCATGATCATTAAAAAGACCATGGGTATGAGAGTGACAAGATAATTTCGCCCTTGTCGTTTTAGCCAGATTGAAATGAGGAGAAGAGTGATACCGGCTAAAAGTTGATTGGATGTTCCGAATAACGGCCATAATACGTAACCACCTGATCCGAAACCTTGTGGTCCTTCTGGAATTAATACAAGAGCCGCACTTGAAACAACAGCGACCGTAGTAGCGACATGAACTTTTGTTAAAGGTCTAACCTTATACTCACGCCCAAGCTCAGAAATGATATATCGCATTAAACGAACAGATGTATCAAGTGTTGTCGCTGCAAAGCTAACAACAATCACTGCAACAATTGTAGATGCAATGTCCGCAGGGATGAAAATGCCAGTGGCAAGCTGACCAGCACCTTCTACAAATGAACCAAGTCCAGCGCTACTCGCATCTCCAAAACTACTATAGACCCCTAAAAATTCATCGGAAGAGTTAAACAATGTGACGACTGCAAGAATAGCAGCAAGGGCAAGTAAACCTTCTCCGACAGCCCCTAAATAGCCGACAAAGCGAGCGTCTGTTTCTTTATTTAACTGCTTACTAGATGTACCGGATGAAACAAGTCCATGGAAACCCGAGATTGCCCCACATGCAATGGTGATAAACAAGAGTGGGAACCAAGGAACATCTGCAGCAGCATTTGTAGCTGGAGCAGTAACTTCTGGGTTTGAGAAAAAGAGACCGAGATATAAAATTAGAAGTCCAACGACTAGTTGATGAGAGTTAATGTAATCACGAGGCTGTAAAAGTTTCCAAACTGGTAGTGTTGAAGCAATGTATACATAAACCATTAATATAATAATCCAAACGAAGAAAGAGAACGCTACGCCATTTAATCCAAAGGCAACGATATTTTCTTCTCCGCCAAAATAGCTAGGTAAGTCTATTTGTAATGCAGGTACACGTGAAGCAACGATGGCAGCAATATACATTGTCGCCAGAGCTGCCAAAGAAGGAAGTAGCATCCCACCTTGCTTACGATACACAACATAACCGATCCAAATCGCTAATGGAATTTGAATAAATACGGATAAAACAGCAGCAGGGAAGCTAATAAATAAGTTGGAAATGACCCAAGCAAAAACAGCGTTAACCATGAGGACTAGGATGAGAATAATAAATAAAAATAAAATCTTTGCACGTTGGCCAATTAATTTGTTCGCTAATGTTCCAACTGATTGCCCTTTGTTACGAACAGATAGAACTAAGGCACCAAAATCATGAACACCAGCTGCAAATACAGTACCAGCAACAACCCAGATAAATGCAGGCAACCAACCCCAGTATACAGCAATAGCAGGACCAACAATCGGCGCAGCACCAGCAACTGAGGTGAAATGGTGTCCCCATAAAATAAACTTATTTGTAGGGACAAAGTCGACACCATCTTTGTATTTATGTGCTGGAGTCGTGTAATTTGGGTCTAATCTGTAAATCTTTTCGGCGACGAACTTTGAATAGTAACGATAACCAAGAAAAAAGACAAACATTCCAATCAATGCTAAAACAATTGCACTCATTTTTCCTCTCCTCCTTTATAGTTAGAAAATTCAGTTATATTATGTCACTGTACTAGGACAAAGTAAAAGAAGGTAAATTGATGAAAATTCCGTTTAAATAGAGTGTTTTCCTCTGTATTCTCGCATATACGCCTATTTCCTTAAAATTACTAAAATATAGTAAATTTAAGTAATAATTACAGTGCCAGGCACCTGGTAATCATTTTCCAGGTGCCTGGCACTTGGATAATAATAGAAATTACGTGTTACGATAGGAGAGGATAGTTTTGGGCATGAAAAACTCTAAGTATAAAGGAGGGGTATGATGAAGGAAGAACAACTAGAGAAAGTTATGTTCATTCCGGGCGTGATCGTTAGTTATTTTTTGTTTGTACAGATTTCGATGGCTATACCTTTTAACTTCTATCAAGCCCCTGGTTATGATTTGTTACAATTGTTAACGTTCTTTATCTTCGCACTGATCTTTTCGGTTATCTTTGCTAAGTGGTCAGCATCATGGCTTATTGATAATTTACCACTCATGAGATTTTCATTTTTTCTCATTTTACTAATTAGTTTAAGGTGGATATTTTCGTTGATTGAATCTCTTGTTTATACGTATTCACTTCCAATGATGTTCGTATATCCGATTCTATCATTCGCCTTAACCATTACCCTTTCAATTTATCTATCAAAAGTGTTTAGCCATTATTTCTACATGCCAAACAATGGAGCAATGTCATAAGAAAAGCGCCAGGCGCCTGGAAATCAATCCCCAGGTGCCTGGCACTTTTTATCGTACATTATGCGTTTAGTTCTTTAAAGCGGGATGAGATGGTTGCTGCGGATACTTTGTACTTTGCCGCTGCTTCTTTTTGAGTGAGGGTTGTCCACTGATTCGCCTGCTTTGTCATCCAATACTCTAGTGCTGCTGCAAACACAGCTGGTTTTTGAATGCGTGGCTGTTTCTCACCTACATATTGCATCCATTTTGCTTTTGCATCTAGCAAAACATCGTAAGAATAATCATTCAAGTTTACATGAGAAGTTAACTCTGCCCATACACCTTTCGCTTGCTCTGAAAGCTCTTGCTCTTCGAAACCTGCTACTTTATTAAGGGCAATCATTGTTAACACACCAACGACTGATGTAAAGTTCGCAGTGTAAAACGATTGCTTCTGTTCTTTCTTATTATAGTTATCGTACAACTCTGTCCATTCTTTTAAAAACACTGATTCATATTTTTTCGGTAAAACGACTGCGTCACTACCTAAAATAATTCCTGCTGGAGATGGATAAAGGTATCCGACTAATAAATCTCCCTCGGAAAGGTGCTGAGTAACTCCTGTAGGTTCAGGAATAACAACACTGCCCTCAAGCTCATCTTTAAGGACAGCTTGTTCACTCTCTTTTTTCTCAACAGACATTAACCGAGGCTGAAGTTCTTCGTTCCATTTCGTTAATAAACGTTGAAAACGATCCGAATACTGAGATTGATGCTCCTCAACAAATTTCTTTAAAATTGTTTTGCCATCCCCAGCATTAGGATGGTTGAAAACGAGCCAATGAAACAATAGCTGGGAAAAGGCTTGGGCATCTTTTCTTTGCAGTCGCTCAAATGTATTCGTGTAACGTTGGTATAACGGTTGTAATACATCATCATACTTCTTACTATAATCGAATAACCTAGGCAGAAGCTCTTGGAAATCCTTCGCATCTTGCGGTGTTATGCTTACGTTGTTTTGCTTACCCATACAGCATTTTTTATACTTTTTTCCACTGCCACAAAGACAAGCATCGTTACGTCCAATTTTTGCCATACTTTCACCTCATTAGAAAAACTAAGTTTATCACCAAAAGTGGCGAAAACTCATGTGTTTTCATAATTTAATTTTTAAATGAACTTGAAAATTCATACAGTGCAAAACGAAACTTAGCTTACCGCCAAATAGCGACAGCCTAAGTTGAAAGATATACTATCGACCAATAAATAAAATAAATGCTAATAGCATAAAAAAAAGTCACCACTCTTATCATATCAGTCCATGTATTTTTTTCAATAGCGATCATTGTGGTACAATCAAGAGCAGAGAATTTGAGAACGGAAAGGATTAAGAAGATGACACAACAAAATGCCCCAGTTGAAAAAAATGAAATATTAGAAGTTACCTTTGAAGACTTAACACACGACGGAGCTGGAGTAGCGAAAGTAAACGGATTTCCTTTATTTGTTCAACGCGCACTCCCTGGTGAAACAGGAAAAATAAAAGTCGTGAAAGTGAAAAAGAATTTCGGTTTTGCTAGGTTGATGGAAATCACTGAAACGAGCCCTGACCGAGCTGAACCACCATGTCCGATTTTTAAAAGGTGCGGCGGTTGTCAGTTGCAACATTTAAGCTACGAAGGCCAGTTAAAACAAAAAGAAAAGTACGTTCGAGAAGTCCTCGCTAGAATCGGCGGATTGCAAGATGTCCGTGTTCACCCAACATTAGGGATGGACGAGCCATGGCGCTATCGAAACAAAGCACAAGTTCCTGTTGGTGAAGATCGCGGGAAACTCATCGCAGGATTTTACGCAGAACGAAGCCATGAAATCGTTGATATGCCAAGTTGTGCTATTCAGCACGAATCAAACGATGACGTCGTTCAAGTAGTCAAGAAACTTGCGAAAAAGTACGGCATTCGTGGTTATGATGATAAAAAACATAAAGGGACACTTCGTCACGTTGTCAGTCGTCACGGTAAAACGACAGATGAACTCATGGTCGTCCTTGTTACGAAAGGAAAAGAGCTCCCAAATAAGAAAAATTTAATAGAAGAGATCCGAAAAGAACTACCAAACGTAAAGTCAATTGTCCAAAACATTAATCCGAAGCGAACGAATGTCATTTTTGGGGAGCAAACAGAAGTACTTTGGGGTGAAGAAGTCATTCACGATTATATCGGGGACATTAAGTTTGCGATATCAGCTCGTTCCTTTTATCAAGTA
The Bacillus shivajii DNA segment above includes these coding regions:
- a CDS encoding cory-CC-star protein encodes the protein MNIKKFFELYDQILRQGHRTEIARELRDEDDLFMLLLYSDMLGIPNPAFFYTLELYPHMLERFHEWHLRMGMDKSPVSGFRCC
- a CDS encoding carbon starvation CstA family protein; the protein is MSAIVLALIGMFVFFLGYRYYSKFVAEKIYRLDPNYTTPAHKYKDGVDFVPTNKFILWGHHFTSVAGAAPIVGPAIAVYWGWLPAFIWVVAGTVFAAGVHDFGALVLSVRNKGQSVGTLANKLIGQRAKILFLFIILILVLMVNAVFAWVISNLFISFPAAVLSVFIQIPLAIWIGYVVYRKQGGMLLPSLAALATMYIAAIVASRVPALQIDLPSYFGGEENIVAFGLNGVAFSFFVWIIILMVYVYIASTLPVWKLLQPRDYINSHQLVVGLLILYLGLFFSNPEVTAPATNAAADVPWFPLLFITIACGAISGFHGLVSSGTSSKQLNKETDARFVGYLGAVGEGLLALAAILAVVTLFNSSDEFLGVYSSFGDASSAGLGSFVEGAGQLATGIFIPADIASTIVAVIVVSFAATTLDTSVRLMRYIISELGREYKVRPLTKVHVATTVAVVSSAALVLIPEGPQGFGSGGYVLWPLFGTSNQLLAGITLLLISIWLKRQGRNYLVTLIPMVFLMIMTLWAMGQQVIFQWSGLGDAEMNLLLFFLGAVILVFAAWIILEAFSSLRNNKRYDPKDEDEDLSV
- the rlmD gene encoding 23S rRNA (uracil(1939)-C(5))-methyltransferase RlmD — its product is MTQQNAPVEKNEILEVTFEDLTHDGAGVAKVNGFPLFVQRALPGETGKIKVVKVKKNFGFARLMEITETSPDRAEPPCPIFKRCGGCQLQHLSYEGQLKQKEKYVREVLARIGGLQDVRVHPTLGMDEPWRYRNKAQVPVGEDRGKLIAGFYAERSHEIVDMPSCAIQHESNDDVVQVVKKLAKKYGIRGYDDKKHKGTLRHVVSRHGKTTDELMVVLVTKGKELPNKKNLIEEIRKELPNVKSIVQNINPKRTNVIFGEQTEVLWGEEVIHDYIGDIKFAISARSFYQVNPEQTKVLYDKALEYANLTSTETVIDAYCGIGTISLFLAQQAKKVLGVEIVPEAISDAKNNAKLNEIENVDFAVGEAEKVMPWWYAQGVRPEVVVVDPPRKGCEESLLETMVNMNPNRIVYVSCNPATLARDLKYLEANGYETKEVQPVDMFPQTGHVECVAQLLHTGN
- a CDS encoding YecA family protein codes for the protein MAKIGRNDACLCGSGKKYKKCCMGKQNNVSITPQDAKDFQELLPRLFDYSKKYDDVLQPLYQRYTNTFERLQRKDAQAFSQLLFHWLVFNHPNAGDGKTILKKFVEEHQSQYSDRFQRLLTKWNEELQPRLMSVEKKESEQAVLKDELEGSVVIPEPTGVTQHLSEGDLLVGYLYPSPAGIILGSDAVVLPKKYESVFLKEWTELYDNYNKKEQKQSFYTANFTSVVGVLTMIALNKVAGFEEQELSEQAKGVWAELTSHVNLNDYSYDVLLDAKAKWMQYVGEKQPRIQKPAVFAAALEYWMTKQANQWTTLTQKEAAAKYKVSAATISSRFKELNA